A window of Gottschalkia purinilytica contains these coding sequences:
- the sufC gene encoding Fe-S cluster assembly ATPase SufC: MCSSPLLKIEDLVVSIEEKDILKGLNLEINQGEVHVIMGPNGAGKSTLGNVLMGHPQYQINSGSINFEGQIINDIPVDERAKKGIFLSFQYPEEISGVTVENFLRTAKMAISEKFISIMEFQKELKEKMDLLKIPHDYKDRYLNLGFSGGEKKKNEILQMSILDPKLAILDETDSGLDVDAVKIIYEGIKNFSDGKKSFLVITHYNKILDYLNPDYVHILVDGKIVTTGDVKLAQDIEKMGYENFKKQLGQ, translated from the coding sequence ATGTGTAGTAGTCCACTACTTAAAATAGAAGATCTTGTAGTATCTATAGAAGAGAAAGATATATTAAAAGGACTTAACCTAGAAATAAACCAAGGAGAAGTGCATGTAATAATGGGACCTAATGGTGCAGGAAAATCAACACTTGGAAATGTATTAATGGGTCACCCACAATACCAGATAAATAGTGGTAGTATCAATTTTGAAGGCCAAATCATAAATGATATTCCAGTAGATGAAAGAGCGAAGAAAGGTATATTTCTTTCATTTCAATATCCAGAGGAAATATCAGGAGTAACAGTAGAAAACTTTTTAAGAACTGCTAAGATGGCAATTTCTGAAAAGTTCATATCAATAATGGAATTTCAAAAAGAACTTAAAGAAAAGATGGATTTACTCAAGATACCACATGATTATAAGGATAGATATTTAAATCTAGGTTTTTCTGGAGGAGAAAAAAAGAAAAATGAAATTTTACAAATGTCTATATTAGACCCTAAATTGGCTATACTGGATGAAACAGATTCAGGATTAGATGTAGATGCTGTAAAAATAATATATGAAGGAATAAAAAACTTTTCAGATGGTAAAAAATCTTTCTTAGTAATAACACATTACAATAAGATATTAGACTATTTAAATCCAGACTATGTTCACATACTAGTAGACGGAAAGATAGTAACTACAGGTGATGTAAAACTTGCACAGGACATAGAAAAAATGGGATATGAGAATTTTAAAAAGCAACTAGGTCAATAA
- the sufB gene encoding Fe-S cluster assembly protein SufB, whose amino-acid sequence MEDRKKTYVEDIDRSIYDIANEERHRFTTVKGLSEEVIKEISRQKDEPKWMLDLRLKSLQIYNSKPIPKWGPDLSDLDIDNIVHYAKPDTEMNHSWDEVPEDIKDTFERLGIPQAERESLAGVGAQYDSEVVYHNLKEDLIKQGVVYLDMESGIKQYEELVKKHFMTLITPQTHKFAALHGAVWSGGSFVYVPKGVDVDIPLQSYFRLNAKGAGQFEHTLIIVDEGASLHFIEGCSAPKYSVQNLHAGAVELFVKKGSRLRYSTIENWSRNMYNLNTKKALVEENGIIEWVSGSFGSKISMLYPMSILKGRKAKSEFTGITFASTGQILDTGAKVLMAAPETSCTINSKSISKSGGTAIYRGLLEVSKNAVGAKASVNCESLMLDNESKSDTLPIIALDNDDIDIGHEAKIGRISDESIFYLMSRGISEEEAKSMIVRGFVEPITKELPLEYAVELNNLIDIELEGTIG is encoded by the coding sequence ATGGAAGATAGAAAAAAGACTTATGTTGAAGATATAGATAGAAGCATATATGACATAGCTAATGAAGAAAGACATAGATTTACTACAGTGAAAGGACTCAGTGAAGAAGTAATAAAAGAAATATCAAGACAAAAAGATGAGCCAAAGTGGATGCTGGATCTTAGGTTAAAATCTCTTCAGATATATAATAGTAAGCCAATACCTAAATGGGGTCCAGATCTTTCGGATTTAGATATAGATAATATAGTTCATTATGCAAAACCTGATACTGAAATGAATCATTCATGGGATGAAGTACCTGAAGATATAAAAGATACTTTCGAAAGATTAGGAATTCCACAAGCAGAAAGAGAATCACTTGCAGGAGTTGGAGCTCAATATGATTCTGAAGTTGTATATCATAATCTTAAAGAAGACTTGATAAAACAAGGAGTAGTTTATCTTGATATGGAAAGTGGAATTAAACAATATGAAGAATTAGTAAAGAAACATTTCATGACTCTTATAACTCCTCAAACACATAAATTTGCAGCACTACATGGAGCAGTATGGTCAGGAGGATCATTTGTATATGTACCAAAAGGTGTAGATGTAGATATTCCATTACAATCATATTTTAGACTTAATGCAAAAGGAGCAGGACAATTTGAACATACATTAATAATAGTCGATGAGGGTGCTAGTCTTCACTTTATAGAAGGATGTTCAGCACCAAAATATTCTGTTCAAAATCTTCATGCAGGTGCAGTAGAACTATTTGTAAAAAAAGGATCAAGATTAAGATATTCTACTATAGAGAACTGGTCAAGAAATATGTATAACCTTAATACTAAAAAAGCACTAGTTGAAGAGAATGGAATAATAGAGTGGGTTTCAGGATCATTTGGATCAAAGATATCAATGCTTTACCCTATGAGTATTCTTAAAGGAAGAAAAGCAAAATCAGAATTTACTGGAATAACTTTTGCATCTACAGGTCAAATATTAGATACTGGAGCAAAAGTATTAATGGCTGCACCAGAAACATCTTGTACTATAAATTCAAAATCCATATCTAAATCGGGTGGAACTGCAATTTATAGAGGTCTTTTAGAAGTCTCAAAGAATGCCGTTGGAGCTAAAGCCTCTGTAAATTGCGAATCTCTGATGTTGGATAATGAGTCTAAATCAGATACCTTACCAATAATAGCTTTAGATAATGATGATATAGACATAGGGCACGAAGCCAAAATAGGGAGAATAAGTGATGAAAGTATATTCTATCTAATGAGTAGAGGGATAAGCGAAGAAGAAGCTAAATCAATGATAGTTAGAGGATTTGTAGAGCCTATAACTAAAGAACTACCATTAGAATATGCTGTAGAGTTAAATAATCTTATAGATATAGAATTGGAAGGGACTATAGGTTAG
- the sufD gene encoding Fe-S cluster assembly protein SufD, translating into MLRELTNKELQEYKSIPNPFWKRIKEEILLPEDVLSYNKNIILDKKTDGIIDSIRNLDIRYMKYLNTNKRYGLGEKFLRLSEYFSNTGFLIDVSPNSRENKVNIDFSIDKKNPMIIDHNLIVCRENSNLDLYIKYEDDETNGFHNGFTKIYVEKGCNINIYKVQKYSKNTENFDSNVVFVEENANVNIIDIQLGSKLKGINYNVELIGDNSSCEIKSLYTGTEDDKMDFSYDIKFLGKRTNGYVESKGALSDNAWKVFRSTINFVKGCKKSRGGESEYVTLLSKNVKAHAIPALFCTEDDVIGEHAASAGQIDDNKMFYLMSRGLDKNIAKILIVESTFKPILDRLPNERMREEIVKHVRRMLGGK; encoded by the coding sequence ATGTTACGAGAACTCACAAACAAAGAATTACAAGAATATAAGTCAATCCCAAATCCTTTCTGGAAAAGAATAAAGGAAGAGATATTACTACCAGAAGATGTTTTATCATATAATAAAAATATTATTCTAGATAAGAAGACTGATGGAATTATAGACAGCATCAGGAATCTAGATATTAGATATATGAAATATTTAAATACAAATAAAAGATATGGACTAGGTGAGAAATTTCTAAGATTATCAGAATATTTTTCAAATACAGGATTCTTAATAGATGTTTCTCCTAATAGTAGAGAAAACAAAGTCAATATAGATTTTAGTATAGATAAAAAGAATCCTATGATAATTGATCACAATCTTATAGTATGTAGAGAGAATAGTAATTTAGATTTATATATAAAATATGAAGATGATGAAACTAACGGATTTCATAATGGATTTACAAAAATATATGTTGAAAAAGGATGTAATATAAATATATATAAGGTACAAAAATATTCAAAGAACACAGAAAATTTTGACTCTAATGTAGTTTTCGTAGAAGAAAATGCTAATGTAAATATAATAGATATTCAGCTAGGGTCTAAACTAAAAGGAATTAACTATAATGTTGAACTAATAGGGGACAATAGTTCTTGTGAAATAAAATCCTTATATACTGGAACAGAAGATGACAAAATGGACTTTAGTTATGATATTAAGTTTTTAGGAAAAAGAACTAACGGCTATGTAGAATCAAAAGGAGCACTTTCTGATAATGCATGGAAAGTTTTTAGAAGTACAATAAACTTTGTAAAAGGATGTAAAAAATCTCGAGGTGGAGAAAGTGAATATGTAACTTTATTAAGTAAAAACGTAAAAGCGCATGCCATACCAGCACTATTTTGTACAGAAGATGATGTTATAGGAGAACATGCTGCTAGTGCAGGACAAATAGATGATAATAAAATGTTTTATCTTATGAGTAGAGGCTTGGATAAAAATATTGCTAAGATTTTAATAGTAGAATCTACTTTTAAACCTATACTAGATAGACTACCAAATGAACGAATGAGAGAAGAAATAGTTAAGCATGTTAGACGTATGTTAGGAGGAAAATAA
- a CDS encoding cysteine desulfurase produces the protein MINYKKDFEVLQKEVNGSTIAYLDNAATTQKPKQVIEAIRNYNKNYNGSPHRGAHYLSIKATEIYEETRKKVSEFIGASKSEEIIFTKNATESLNLLAYSYGLNQLKEGDEIVLGITNHHSNIVPWQMISEKTGAKIVYIMSDKNGQLKKEEIESKINKKTKIVSVSHVSNTFGIIHPVEEIIKKAKEFSATVIIDGAQSIPHLKIDVSKLDPDFLVFSGHKMLASMGIGVLYGKFEKLKEMSPFLFGGDMIEYVDLYKTTYEEIPYRFEAGTQNVEGVVSLSVAIDYLNNIGMENVENKEKELLKYTLSRLKDKHFIELHGGNDTSYRTGIVSFNIKDVHPHDVATILDEYNIAIRSGHHCAQPFMKSMGFNSTCRISFYFYNTFEDIDRFIEAIEKVRGYLGYES, from the coding sequence ATGATTAATTATAAAAAAGACTTTGAAGTCCTCCAAAAAGAAGTTAATGGAAGTACAATTGCATATTTGGATAATGCAGCTACTACTCAAAAACCTAAGCAAGTAATAGAAGCCATTAGAAACTATAATAAAAATTATAATGGTAGTCCTCATAGAGGAGCTCATTATTTAAGTATAAAAGCAACTGAAATATACGAAGAAACTAGAAAAAAGGTATCAGAATTTATAGGTGCTAGCAAATCAGAAGAGATCATATTTACAAAAAATGCTACAGAATCCTTGAATCTTTTAGCTTATTCATATGGATTAAATCAGTTAAAAGAAGGAGATGAGATTGTATTAGGTATTACAAATCATCATAGCAATATAGTACCTTGGCAAATGATATCAGAAAAAACTGGAGCAAAAATTGTATATATAATGAGTGATAAGAATGGTCAATTGAAAAAAGAAGAAATAGAAAGTAAGATTAACAAAAAAACCAAAATAGTAAGTGTATCCCATGTAAGTAATACATTTGGAATAATACATCCAGTAGAAGAAATTATTAAAAAAGCAAAAGAATTTTCAGCAACAGTAATAATAGATGGAGCTCAAAGTATACCCCATTTAAAAATAGATGTAAGCAAACTTGATCCAGACTTTCTAGTTTTTTCTGGTCATAAAATGTTAGCTTCTATGGGAATAGGGGTCCTGTACGGAAAGTTTGAAAAACTTAAAGAGATGAGTCCATTTTTATTTGGGGGAGATATGATAGAGTATGTTGACCTTTATAAAACAACATATGAAGAAATTCCTTATAGATTTGAAGCTGGTACTCAAAATGTAGAAGGCGTAGTTTCTCTCTCAGTAGCTATAGACTATCTTAATAATATAGGTATGGAAAACGTAGAAAATAAAGAAAAAGAATTATTAAAATATACTTTAAGTAGATTAAAAGACAAACATTTTATTGAATTACATGGTGGTAATGATACCAGCTATAGAACTGGGATAGTGTCTTTTAATATAAAAGACGTTCATCCTCATGATGTAGCCACAATATTAGATGAGTACAATATAGCCATAAGATCAGGACATCATTGTGCACAACCTTTTATGAAATCTATGGGTTTTAACTCTACTTGTAGAATAAGCTTCTATTTTTATAATACATTTGAAGACATAGATAGATTTATAGAAGCAATTGAAAAAGTTAGGGGGTATCTAGGATATGAGTCTTAA
- the sufU gene encoding Fe-S cluster assembly sulfur transfer protein SufU, with amino-acid sequence MSLNEIYSELIRYHNKNQLNKKEIPNATISERGHNPSCGDDITLHLKLEEDIIIDAGFSGIGCAISQASTSIMIDLIKGKNINEVENILNTFLGMIKKEVEDEDQLNILGDAIYLRNISNMPARVKCCALPWHSLKVSLERIK; translated from the coding sequence ATGAGTCTTAACGAAATATATAGTGAGTTAATAAGATACCATAACAAGAATCAATTAAATAAAAAAGAGATACCTAATGCTACTATATCAGAAAGAGGACATAATCCAAGCTGTGGAGATGACATAACACTACATTTAAAGCTAGAAGAAGATATTATTATAGATGCTGGATTTTCAGGGATTGGATGTGCGATCTCTCAGGCTTCAACGTCTATAATGATTGATTTAATAAAAGGAAAAAATATAAATGAAGTTGAGAATATACTAAATACTTTTCTAGGTATGATAAAAAAAGAGGTAGAAGATGAAGATCAACTAAATATATTAGGAGATGCAATATACTTAAGAAATATATCTAACATGCCAGCAAGAGTAAAATGTTGTGCACTTCCTTGGCACTCTTTAAAGGTATCATTAGAAAGAATTAAATAA
- a CDS encoding HAMP domain-containing methyl-accepting chemotaxis protein, which translates to MKWINRLKISHKLIISFLIISSFIGIIGAIGLINMRKIDSNGSSMYKDNFMALSNAHNIKEVLLEINENLLFILLEVNRDQIDQVEKKVNEYVKEDDKYIEEFEKMNLSSEEKEKVNQFKEELNDYRQASSKVVDLIKQSNYKEAQEAFTEVKEFRDKMFTSLDKILSINTIKAKEADKANESIYKKSVSITNVIGIFTICLAVILGLLISFNISNRLKNIINFTNKFGDGDLTQKLDINGNDEISELGMYINKAVENTRELLLEIASCSNDVSSSSQELSATMEEILSSIEEINLSSNDIASGIEELSSTIEEVNASTEEINIMTKDLESKANNSSKLAKEIFSRSINVKNKGASSIENANIIYNEKYETIIKAIEAGKIVDQIQVMAETIGNIASQTNLLALNAAIEAARAGEHGKGFAVVAEEIRSLAEQSTTTVSNITDIVEKVHQAFDNLSKNSSEILGFIEKNVRPNYELLLKTGTDYEEDSKIVNNMSEEIELSTQTMAQTISQISESIQSVSATSEQSAVSSNTITNSINQTTDAIEGVSKLAQTQSELSEKLNNMIRKFKLNMHNI; encoded by the coding sequence ATGAAGTGGATAAATAGGTTGAAAATATCACACAAGCTCATAATATCTTTTCTTATAATATCTTCATTTATAGGAATAATAGGAGCAATTGGACTGATTAATATGAGAAAAATAGATTCCAATGGTAGTTCAATGTATAAGGATAATTTTATGGCACTGTCAAATGCACATAATATAAAAGAAGTACTTTTAGAAATAAATGAAAATTTACTATTTATTCTTCTTGAAGTAAATAGAGATCAGATTGATCAGGTAGAAAAAAAGGTTAATGAATATGTAAAGGAAGATGATAAATATATAGAAGAATTTGAAAAAATGAATTTATCATCAGAAGAAAAAGAAAAAGTAAATCAGTTTAAGGAAGAGTTAAATGATTATAGACAAGCTAGTAGTAAAGTTGTTGATTTAATTAAGCAAAGTAATTATAAAGAAGCACAAGAAGCTTTTACAGAAGTAAAAGAATTTAGAGATAAAATGTTTACTTCACTTGATAAAATTTTAAGCATAAACACTATAAAAGCTAAGGAAGCAGATAAAGCTAATGAAAGCATTTATAAAAAATCTGTAAGCATTACGAATGTTATAGGCATATTTACTATATGTCTTGCTGTAATACTAGGACTTTTAATATCATTTAATATTTCAAATAGGTTAAAAAATATAATTAATTTTACTAATAAATTTGGAGATGGAGATTTAACGCAAAAATTAGATATTAATGGGAATGACGAAATATCTGAATTAGGTATGTACATAAATAAAGCAGTAGAAAATACAAGAGAGTTATTACTTGAAATAGCATCATGTTCTAATGATGTGAGTTCTTCAAGTCAAGAATTATCAGCCACTATGGAAGAAATATTGTCAAGTATAGAAGAGATAAATCTTTCATCTAATGACATTGCAAGTGGTATAGAAGAACTTAGTTCGACAATAGAAGAAGTCAATGCTTCAACAGAAGAGATAAATATCATGACTAAAGATTTGGAAAGTAAAGCTAATAACAGTAGTAAATTAGCAAAAGAGATATTTAGTCGTTCTATCAATGTTAAGAATAAAGGAGCCAGCTCTATAGAGAACGCAAACATTATTTATAATGAAAAATATGAGACAATAATTAAAGCAATAGAAGCTGGAAAAATTGTAGATCAAATTCAAGTTATGGCTGAAACTATAGGAAATATAGCATCTCAAACAAATTTACTTGCTCTAAATGCAGCAATAGAAGCTGCAAGAGCTGGAGAGCATGGTAAAGGATTTGCAGTAGTAGCTGAAGAAATACGTAGTCTTGCAGAGCAATCAACAACAACTGTATCAAATATTACAGACATAGTAGAAAAAGTTCATCAAGCTTTTGATAATCTTTCTAAAAATTCAAGTGAAATTTTAGGGTTCATAGAAAAAAATGTAAGACCTAATTATGAATTACTTTTAAAGACAGGTACAGATTATGAAGAAGATTCTAAAATTGTAAACAATATGTCAGAAGAGATTGAACTATCAACTCAAACAATGGCACAAACTATATCGCAAATTTCAGAATCAATACAAAGCGTTTCTGCAACATCTGAACAGTCGGCTGTTAGTTCAAATACTATAACAAATAGTATAAACCAAACTACAGATGCAATAGAAGGAGTATCTAAATTGGCTCAAACTCAATCTGAACTTTCTGAAAAACTTAATAACATGATTAGAAAGTTTAAATTAAACATGCATAATATCTAA
- a CDS encoding P-II family nitrogen regulator, translated as MEANNEFDLIVTIVNRGYSSDVIDASKKAGAEGGTIISGRGSGIHETKKLFGISIEPEKEIVLTLIDNKKTEKVLKEISDAVDINKPGKGIAFVLDVKKIIGICHLLNNL; from the coding sequence ATGGAAGCTAATAATGAGTTTGATTTGATTGTTACGATTGTAAATAGAGGCTATTCTTCTGATGTAATTGACGCTAGTAAAAAGGCTGGTGCGGAAGGAGGAACTATTATTAGCGGACGTGGTTCTGGTATTCACGAGACAAAGAAGCTCTTTGGAATCTCAATAGAACCAGAAAAAGAAATAGTCCTAACTTTAATTGATAATAAAAAAACTGAGAAAGTTTTAAAAGAGATATCTGATGCAGTAGACATTAATAAGCCTGGAAAAGGTATTGCTTTTGTACTAGATGTTAAAAAGATAATAGGAATATGTCACTTGTTAAATAATCTTTAA
- a CDS encoding DUF1538 domain-containing protein: MIQSIFTGFSTIFKDVLLALLPLFAVFSLFQFFWIKLPKKQYLNISKGFLFTFFGLVLFLQGVNIGFIPIGEYIGTTIGSTSYSWALIPIGFVLGFVVTFAEPAVRVLNIEVEKASSGHIRNEIMLYFLSIGVAISVALSMFKILKGISLWYFIIPGYILVFILTKFVDSTFVGIAFDSGGVATGPMTVTFISSLAVGFASVLEGRNPLVDGFGMISLVALTPTLSILILGVLYELKEKRRNEETNQES, translated from the coding sequence ATGATACAGTCTATTTTTACGGGTTTTTCTACTATATTTAAAGACGTATTATTAGCTTTACTTCCTTTGTTTGCTGTATTTAGCTTATTCCAATTTTTCTGGATTAAGCTTCCAAAGAAGCAATACCTAAATATTTCAAAAGGTTTTTTGTTTACTTTCTTTGGTCTTGTTTTATTTCTCCAAGGAGTAAATATTGGTTTCATCCCTATTGGAGAATATATAGGTACAACTATTGGTTCTACGAGTTACAGTTGGGCGCTAATTCCCATAGGCTTTGTTCTAGGTTTTGTTGTAACATTCGCTGAACCTGCAGTTCGTGTATTAAATATAGAAGTTGAAAAGGCTTCATCCGGACATATTAGAAATGAAATAATGCTCTATTTCCTTTCTATAGGAGTAGCCATATCTGTAGCATTGTCTATGTTTAAAATTTTAAAAGGTATATCTCTATGGTATTTTATTATACCTGGATATATATTAGTTTTTATACTAACTAAATTCGTTGATAGTACTTTTGTAGGAATTGCTTTTGATTCTGGAGGGGTTGCTACAGGTCCTATGACAGTTACCTTTATTTCATCTTTGGCTGTAGGATTTGCTTCTGTATTAGAAGGAAGAAATCCTCTTGTAGATGGTTTTGGTATGATTTCATTAGTAGCTCTAACTCCTACTTTATCTATTTTAATCTTAGGGGTTTTGTATGAATTAAAAGAAAAAAGACGTAATGAGGAAACTAATCAAGAAAGTTAG
- a CDS encoding DUF1538 domain-containing protein, with the protein MNLKEVFLEVIYAILPITIIVLLLQMTMLKFPKDTLIQFIAGSIMVMGGLFLFLIGVKVGLLKVGELIGSSLMENGKLWLILLCSFVIGLVITVAEPNVQVLANQVDNISEGTISKNLLIAVVALGVGIFIIISLIRIIFNVPLAYLFATCYGILFILASFTSPEFVPISFDSGGVTTGPLTVPFFISLGVGITSVTQSKKSSNDSFGIVGLAFIGPILSMLILGVIFK; encoded by the coding sequence TTGAACCTTAAAGAAGTTTTCTTAGAAGTTATTTATGCGATACTACCAATAACTATAATTGTACTATTACTTCAAATGACTATGTTGAAATTTCCCAAAGATACCTTAATACAGTTTATAGCTGGTTCTATTATGGTTATGGGTGGATTATTCTTATTTCTCATTGGAGTAAAAGTTGGTCTATTAAAAGTAGGTGAACTAATTGGAAGTTCCTTAATGGAAAATGGTAAACTATGGCTAATACTACTTTGCAGCTTTGTTATAGGACTTGTTATTACAGTAGCTGAACCCAATGTACAAGTATTAGCAAATCAAGTTGATAATATATCTGAGGGAACTATTTCAAAAAACCTATTAATTGCTGTTGTAGCATTAGGTGTAGGTATATTTATCATAATATCTCTAATTAGAATTATATTTAATGTTCCACTTGCATACCTATTTGCAACTTGCTACGGAATATTATTCATACTTGCAAGTTTTACTTCACCAGAATTTGTTCCAATTTCTTTTGATTCTGGAGGAGTTACTACTGGACCATTAACAGTTCCCTTTTTCATATCACTAGGAGTAGGTATTACCTCTGTTACTCAAAGTAAAAAATCGTCAAATGACAGCTTTGGAATAGTAGGATTAGCTTTTATTGGACCTATTCTTTCTATGCTTATTCTAGGGGTGATATTCAAATGA
- a CDS encoding ketoacyl-ACP synthase III, with protein sequence MGYHNIVIEGTGIYHPSNKVTNDYFINHFNNLDIEVDGLLNHLERNSRYLSNDPTETVITMAYQSCLNALKNSNTDINEIDMIIFATDTPEYTSPSNALKLMDLLKATNAKMVYDTNSNCIGMLSAIDQASRILKTHRKYKKALIVGSLLISSVVSHNDPVTYPNFGDAAAALILTKKLESIERGFIDSTHYTKTTEHNNILMPKIGYSKVIRDNMVNEEDKKWFWDPFDADFVSEYWTRLINEVTEDNNLTPNDIDYYFFSQFTNPGAKETLNQLNVHIDKLVYVGDKYGYTGVTSPILALHTSLEQNKIKDGNYAIFCSVGSGSTTISILYKF encoded by the coding sequence ATGGGATATCATAATATTGTCATAGAAGGAACTGGCATATATCATCCAAGTAATAAAGTTACTAATGATTACTTTATTAATCACTTTAATAATTTAGATATAGAAGTTGACGGCCTTTTAAATCATTTAGAAAGAAATTCTCGTTATCTCTCCAACGATCCTACTGAAACAGTCATCACTATGGCATATCAGTCATGCTTAAATGCATTAAAAAACTCTAATACAGATATAAATGAAATTGATATGATCATATTTGCCACAGACACTCCTGAATATACCTCTCCTTCTAATGCACTAAAATTAATGGACTTGTTAAAAGCTACAAATGCAAAAATGGTATACGATACAAATAGTAACTGCATAGGTATGTTATCTGCAATTGACCAAGCTTCTAGAATACTTAAAACTCATAGAAAATATAAAAAAGCATTGATAGTTGGAAGTTTACTTATAAGTTCTGTAGTTAGTCATAATGATCCAGTAACTTATCCAAATTTTGGAGATGCAGCAGCAGCATTAATTTTAACAAAGAAACTAGAAAGTATAGAACGAGGTTTTATAGATTCAACTCATTATACTAAAACTACTGAACATAATAATATATTAATGCCTAAAATAGGTTATTCCAAAGTTATAAGGGATAATATGGTAAATGAAGAAGATAAAAAATGGTTTTGGGATCCTTTCGATGCAGATTTCGTTTCAGAATATTGGACAAGACTTATAAACGAAGTCACAGAAGATAATAATCTAACCCCTAATGATATTGACTACTATTTCTTCTCACAATTTACAAACCCAGGTGCTAAAGAGACACTTAATCAATTAAATGTACATATAGATAAACTTGTTTATGTAGGAGATAAATATGGATATACAGGTGTTACTAGTCCTATATTAGCATTACATACTAGTTTAGAACAAAATAAGATTAAAGATGGAAATTACGCTATATTTTGTTCTGTAGGATCTGGATCTACAACAATATCAATTCTATATAAATTTTAA